The DNA window ATTTTTTAATTTAGAAATTCCAAAATCTGTTAACAATTTTGTGCAATAGTGTAAATCTAATCTTTTTATTGTTTGAATATTTTGAAATGTTTCAAAATTTTTTAAACTAGATGAATTTAATTCAAGATATTTAATGTTCTTATAATCTATTAAATCATTTAGATTTTTTTCTTTCATGTACCAAAAAATGAAATATTCGGAATTAAAAGGGTTATCATTGTTAGATAAAAGTTGATTTTTTTTATAATCCTTACTAAATAATAGATTATTTTCAATTTTATCAAACCAAATTGTATTGAATCTCCAATCCATGTCAAGTAGTTTTAAATCTTCACAAATTCCACAAAATAATTATCATTAAACTTCACCTCTTTTTTGTCTTTCAGTTTAATAGTTTGCCAATCTTTGGTTGGAGTTAGAGTTGTATTCTCTATTCTAATAGGCAAGTTGAAACCTTCTACAGTATTCGTCCATCTGTATTTTAACGTTTTTCCGTTTTGAGAAAATTCTAAAGTTGGAATTTGAGTAGTTCTTAAATATTGGTCAAAAACAGTGGAGAAATTTATTCCAGATTTTTCAGAAATATAATTTTCAATTTGCTGAGTAGTTACTGTTTGATGATAAAAATCTTTACCAATTCCTCTTAAAATTTGTCTGAATTTTTCATCATTATTTATCGCAGTTCTAATCGTGTGAAGCATGTTTGCACCTTTGTAATACATGTCACCACTTCCTTCGTTTCTTACACCGTATTTCCCGATAATAGGCTTGTCGTTTTCAATATTTTGTCTGATTCCTTTAATGTACAATTCTGCTTTTTCTATGTTCAAATAATTTTGAGTAAAAAGCGTTTCTGAGTAACAAGTAAAACCTTCATGAATCCACATGTCAGCTTGATCTTTTGCGGTGATGTTGTTCGCAAACCATTCGTGACCAGATTCATGAATAATGATGAAATCCCAATTTAATCCAACTCCAGTTCCAGATAAATCTCTACCAAGATAACCATTTAAATAATGATTTCCGTAAGCTACATTAGACTGATGTTCCATTCCTAAATAAGGCGTTTCTACCAATTTATAACCATCTTCATAGAAAGGATAAGCTCCAAACCAATATTCAAACGCTTGAAGCATGGGTTTTACCTGAGTAAATTGTTTTTTGGCTTTATCTAAATTGTAAGAAAGTACATAATAATCGCAATCAAGTTTACCTTTTTCGCCATCATAAATTTCAGAAAAATGTTCAAATTTCCCAATGGTAGGAACAATGCTGTAAAGATTGATAGGGTTTTTGACTTCCCAAGTGAAAACATTTTTGCCTTTTTCTACGGTTTGAGAGATTAATTTGCCGTTTCCAACTCCTATTAAATCTTTTGGCGTAATAATTTTCATTTCTATGCCTTCATCTGGCTCATCATTCCAAATGTCTTTTGAAGGTAACCAAAGGCTGGTTCCGTCTCCTTCTTGCGCTACAGAAATCCAAGGATTTCCTTGTTCATCTTTGGTGAAAACCCAACCACCATCCCAAGGTGCGTGTTTTGCGATTCTAGGATTCCCGAAATATTCTAAAATCATGTAATATCTTTCTCCTTTTTTGAAACTTTGTTGAGTTTCTATAAAAATGAAATCGTCTTCAGTTTTTACTTGGGTATAATTAAAATTTCCCATGAAATTTTTAGAATTCATAGGCTTTTGAAGGTCTAATTGAAACGTAGGGTTTTCTACATCTTTGGTAATTTCAAAGAAAATGGTGTTTTTCCCGCTGACTGATTGATCCTGAATATTAGGTTCTACACTGAGTTCATATTTTTTGACGTCCCAAAAATTTCTAAACGCCGTATCAGAACCTTTTAAAGTATCTTTTTTGGTGAAAGTTTGTGCAAAGCTGATTTGACTAAAAACTAAAAGAAATAAACCGATTTTTTTCATGAATAAAATATTTTCAATGTTTAAAAATAACAAAAACCACGCAAAATCGCGTGGTTTAGTGTATAAATTTATTAAATTTTTCTAGTGTCTAAGATCTAAATCTAACATACTATTTTCTTACAAAAGCAGCTACATCTTCTGCTGTTACAGGATTTCCGCCCAAAATGATTAAACGCTCTACTACGTTTCTCAGCTCACGAATGTTTCCTGTCCAAGAGAAATTTTGAAGTGCTTTTATCGCTTTATCATCAAATTTTCTAACTGCATTTCCTTGTTCATCTGCAATGATTTGAGCAAAATGTTCTACCAAAAGCGGAATGTCTTCCTTTCTAGCATCTAATGGTGGTACATAAATTTCTATCACAGAAAGTCTGTGATATAAATCTTCTCTGAATTTTCCGTCTTCTATTTCTTTTTGTAGATTTTTATTGGTTGCAGCAACCACTCTTACATCTACTTTTATTTCTTTGTCACTTCCTACTGGTGAAACTCTGCTTTCCTGAAGCGCACGAAGAACTTTGGCTTGTGCAACCAAACTCATGTCGCCAATTTCGTCAAGGAAAATAGTTCCTCCATTTGCTAATTCAAATTTACCTTGTTTGTCTTTTATAGCGCCTGTAAATGAACCTTTTACGTGACCGAAAAGCTCAGATTCTATTAATTCTGATGGAATTGCCGCACAGTTTACCTCAATCATTGGTCCTCTGCTTCTTTCACTTTGTGCATGAATAGAATGGGCTACCAGTTCTTTACCAGCACCATTTGGACCCGTAATGAGAACTCTTGCATCTGTAGCAGCTACTTTTTCAATCATATTTTGAATTTTAGAAAGCGCTTCAGAAGTACCAATCATTTGGTATTTTTTGTTGACTTTTTTCTTGAGTTGAGTATTCTCTTTTTGAAGAACTTTAGTGGTTTGAACCAAATTTTTACGGTCAAGAGCATTTCTTACGCTTGTAATCAATCTATTAATATCAATAGGTTTTGAAATAAAATCGTAAGCGCCATCTCTTAAAGAATTTACAGCAGTATCAATATCAGCATGGCCAGAAATCATGACAAAAGTAGTGTCTGGTTTTAATTGAAGTGCTTGTTTCAAAAGTTCTGTACCAGAAAGTTTTGGCATTTTTATATCTGAAATCACCAATGCAAAATCATCTTTTTCGATGAGTTTGTAGGCTTCTAAACCATCTTCTGCAACCAAAACTTCGTAATTGGTTAATTCATCTGATAAAATACTGTGCAGTACACCAGAAATTGCTTTTTCGTCTTCTACGATTAATACTTTTTGCATAAGGCAAATTTAACAAATAATATTGGAATTTAATTTTATAGAATTTTACATAAAGATTTCCAAATTTTATACCAAGATTAATAATTTCTCACTCCAAAAATGGCAGAACCTATTCTTACAGAAGTAGAACCACATTCTATTGCAAGTGCAAAATCGTCACTCATTCCCATAGAAAGTGTTTCGAGTTTTCTGAAGGTTGAAAGTTCATCGAATAGAGATTTTAGAACTAAAAACTCTGATTTAACTTGATTTTTGTTGTCTGTGAATGTTGCCATTCCCATCAAACCAAGAATTTCAATATTTGGGTATTGATGTTCTAAATAATTACTGAAAATTTCTTTGGCTTCAGCGATTTCAAGACCATATTTGGTTTCTTCTTCGGCGATTTTTACTTGAAGTAAAACTTTAATTTTTCTATTGTTTTTTACTGCTTCTTTGTTGATTTCTAATAATATTTTTTCAGAATCTACACTTTGTATGGTATCTATAAAAGGAGCAATATATTTTACTTTATTGGTTTGTAAATGACCAATTAAATGCCATTGAATATCAGCAGGAAGTTCGTTTACTTTGGTTAAAAGCTCTTGTACTTTATTTTCTCCGAAAACTTTTTGTCCGCAATCATAAACTTCTTGTATTTTTTCCACAGGATGAAATTTAGAAACAGCAACTAATTCTACGTTTGCTGGAATTTGGGCTTTTATTTTATGGTAATTTTCTTGAATAGACATGATTTTGAATTTCTTTTTCAAATTTATGAAGAAAATTTTGGTTTAGAAAATTATATATCGTAATATTACAATATGAAAATATAAAAATATGGGAATTTCTAAAACTGAGCATTTTACAGAAGAACAAAATGAAGTGGCAAAATTAATGAAAGCGCTTTCTCATCCTGCTAGAATTGCGATTGTAGAATATTTACTTTCTGTTGATACTTGTATTTGTAATGATATTGTAGACGAGATAAAATTGGCACAACCTACAGTTTCTCAACATCTTAAAGAACTGAAAAATGCAGGAATTATACAAGGGGAAATTGATGGAAAAGCGATTTGCTATTGTATTAATCCAGATACATTGAAGAAAATGGAGCATTTTATTTCTGAAATTTTCAGAAAAATAGAAAAACAGAAATCTTGTTGCTAATGTTCTTTTGATAACGAAAACGGAACTAGCCCTGATTGAGCGGTATGTTTGAGCTCTTTTTATTTTTTCAATGTGAGCGGAGTCGAAGAATCTAAAAATAAAAAAGCGAGTAGCGAAAGCAGGAAATAGCTTCAAAAAAAATATCTAAAATTTATCTTTAAAATTTAAAAAAATGAATTCTAACGAAGAAATCAAAGAAATGGTAAAGCAAAAATATGCAGAAATCGCTTTACAAAACCAAGATACTAACGCTTCATCTTGTTGTGGAAGCGGTGGTTGCAGTACAGAAGTGTACAATATAATGACGGATGATTATGATCATTTGGAAGGTTATAATCCTGATGCAGACCTAAAATTAGGTTGCGGTTTGCCAACAGAATTTGCCAAAATTAAAAAAGGCGATTACGTAGTAGATTTAGGAAGTGGAGCAGGAAATGATTGTTTCGTAGCGCGAGCAGAAACTGGCGAATCTGGAAAAGTGGTGGGAATAGATTTCACTCCTGAAATGATAGAAAAAGCTAGAAATAATGCAGATAAATTAGGTTTCAATAATGTAGAATTCCGTTTGGGAGACATTGAGAATATTCCTTTGATGAGCAATGTTGCCGATGTTGTGGTAAGCAATTGCGTGATGAATTTGGTTCCTAATAAACCAAAAGCTTTTGCAGAAGTTCAAAGAATTTTGAAACCAACTGGTCATTTTTCGATTTCTGATATTGTTTTGGTGGGAGATTTACCCGAAAAAATTAAAAATGCTGCAGAAATGTATGCTGGTTGTGTTGCTTCGGCAATTCAAATGGAAGATTATTTGAAAATTATCGAAAATTCTGGTTTCAAAAACATTACTTTACAGAAGAAAAAACCGATTATCGTTCCAGATGATATTCTAAAAAATTACCTGAACGAAGAAGAAATTCAGCAATATAAAGATTCTACCACCAGAATTTACAGCATCACTGTTTACGCAGAAAAAGTAGTGGGTTGTTGTACTCCAAATTCGGGTTGTTGTTAAATTATTTTTTTTAAATCCTTGAAGGATTGCTTACTTTAAACTATGGAAATAAATAAAAAGCAACATTGGGAAAATGTTTTCGCCACCAAAAAAGAAACAGAAGTAAGTTGGTATCAAGAGAAACCTGAAACTTCTCTACAATTTTTTGAAAGAAATAACATTCCAAAAACTGCCAAGATTTTAGAAATTGGTGGTGGAGATAGTTATTTGATTGATAATCTATTATTGCAAGATTATGAAAGTCTTACTTTACTTGATATTTCAGAAAATGCAATAGAAAGAATCAAGAAAAGACTAGGCGAAAAATCAGAAAAAGTACGTTTTGTAGTGTCTGATATTTTAGATTTTTCTTCAATAGAAAAGTTTGACGTGATACATGATAGAGCGAGTTTTCATTTTTTGACCAAAGATGAAGATATTCAGAAATATGCTACTTTGATGAATGATATTTTAAAAGAAAACGGACTGTATTTTGTGGGAACCTTTTCAGAATCAGGACCTCTAAAATGTAGCGGTTTAGAAATTACACAATACAGCAAAGAGAAGTTCTTGAAAATTTTCGGAAATGATTTTTCGCTGCTCCATAGTTTTGAAGAAGTTCATAAAACACCTTTTGAAACCACACAAAACTTTATTTTCTGCGAATTCCAAAAGAAAATGTAACTTTATGTAATGAAAAAGTCCAAATTCAAAATCCATAAAATGGATTGCCCTTCAGAAGAGCAAATCATCAGAATGAAGCTCCAGAATTTCAAATCGATTGAAGCTTTGGATTTTGATATTCCCAATCGGGAATTATTGGTTTTTCATCATGAAAATGAAGAAGAAATTTTCAAACAATTAGAAACACTAAATTTTGATACACAGCATATTTCTACAGAATTTACGCAAGAAAAACTCCAAGAACACAAAAATCAAACACAATTGCTTTGGAGTGTTTTAGGAATCAATTTTTTCTTTTTTTTGCTAGAAATTTTCTATGGTTTTTGGTCTAACTCTATGGGATTAGTTGCCGATAGTCTAGATATGTTGGCAGATAGTTTTGTGTATTTATTGGCTTTATTTGCAGTTGGAAAAGCCATTGAAAGAAAGAAAAATGTTGCCAAAATCAGCGGATATTTTCAGTTGATTTTGGCAATTTTAGGTTTAACAGAAGTTTTGCGAAGATTTTTTGTAAAAACAGAAGTTCCAGAATTTCAAATGATGATGCTTATTTCGTTTTTAGCATTATTAGGAAACGCAGCTTGTCTTTATCTTTTGCAAAAAAGTAAAAGCAAAGAAGCACATATTCAGGCGAGTGTAATCTTTACCAATAATGATGTGATGATCAATCTAGGAGTGATAATTGCTGGGGTTTTAGTCTATTTTACACATAGCAAAATGCCAGATTTAGCCATTGGAACTCTTATTTTTATCTTGGTGACGAGAGGCGCTTTTTCGATTTTAAAACTATCAAAATAAACACATGAACATAAAAATTAGAGAAATAATTTCTCAACTTTCCACGGAAAGGATTTCGGAGGAACGAAAAATAATCCTTCAACCTTTAATTGAATTTATCTCTTCTAAAATATCTAAAAATGAAGAAGTTAGATTAAATTTTATTTGTACTCATAATTCCAGAAGGAGCCATCTTTCACAGATTTGGGCACAAACAATGGCGAATTATTATCACATTGAAAATGTTTTTTGTTATTCTGGTGGAACAGAAGCGACAGCCATGTTCCCGAAAGTTGTAGAAACGCTTACAAATCAAGGTTTTGAAATTTTAAAATTATCAGAAACTGAAAATCCTGTTTATGCAGTAAAATTTGCCGAAAATGAACATGCGGTGATTTGTTTTTCTAAAAAATATAATGATGATTTTAACCCGAAATCAGCATTTGCCTCCATTCTCACGTGTGATTCTGCAGACGAAAATTGCCCGATTGTTTACGGTGCAGAAGCTAGAATTCCAATAAAGTACGAAGATCCTAAAAAATCTGATGGAACGCCTGAAATGAATGAAACATATTTCAACAGAAGTTTAGAAATTGCTACAGAAATGAAATTTGTCTTTGAAAATTTAAGAAAACCATAAAACAAACTCATAAAAATTAACATGAAACCCAAACTAAAATTTCTCGACAGATATTTAACATTATGGATTTTTTCAGCAATGATTTTTGGAGTTTTGCTCGGAAAATTTATTCCAGCAATTCCAGAAATCATCAATCAGTTTTCTAGTGGAACGACTAATATTCCATTAGCAATTGGTTTGATTTTGATGATGTTTCCACCTTTAGCTAAAGTAGATTATAGTCTTTTGCCTATGGCTTTTAAAGACCGTAAAACGATGGGAGTTTCTTTGTTGCTCAATTGGATTATTGGTCCGATTTTGATGTTCGTTTTGGCAATTATTTTCCTAAAAGACGAACCCAATTACATGGTTGGATTGATTTTGATTGGTTTAGCAAGATGTATTGCAATGGTGATTGTTTGGAATGATTTGGCTTCTGGAAATCGTGAATATGCCGCAATGTTAGTGGCGTTAAATAGCATTTTTCAAGTGTTTACGTACAGTTTTTACGCTTGGTTGTTTATTAATTTTTTACCTCAATATTTAGGTTTTGGAAATTTTGAAATTTCAGTTCCCATGAAAGATGTAGCAATAAGTGTTGCCATTTATTTGGGAATTCCTTTTGTTGCAGGTTTTTTGACAAGATATTTCTTGATTGCTCAAAAAGGAAAAGAGTGGTACAATAGAGTTTTCGTTCCGAAAATTTCGCCCATTACTTTGTATGCATTGTTGTTTACAATAGTGGTGATGTTCAGTTTAAAAGGCGATAAAATTGTAGAATTGCCTTTTGACGTGATTAAAATAGCGATTCCATTGGTGATTTATTTTGTTTTGATGTTTTTCACCAGTTTCTTTATCAATCGTAAATTAGGAATAGATTATGATAAAAACGCTTCGGTTTCTTTCACCGCTACTGGAAATAATTTTGAACTCGCGATTGCAGTTGCCATAGCCGTTTTTGGGATTCATTCTAAAGAAGCTTTTGCAGGAGTAATTGGACCACTCATAGAAGTTCCGGTGCTAATTTTATTGGTAAAAGCAAGTCTTTGGTTAAAGAAAAAATGGTATAAATAAAGCGAGAATAAATCTCGCTTTTTATTTTAATAATCGTTCTCTCAAAATCTTCATTCCTTCTGTAGCAGATGTTTTCAAGAAATTTTCGTGTTTGGTGAACTGGTTTTCTAAATGAGGATCAATTACATAAATTTCACAATTTTTTGGAACGTAATGAATCAATCCAGCAGCTGGATACACTTGCATAGAAGTTCCTATCACGATGAAAATATCCGCTTCTGAAGCAATTTCGGCAGCAATTTCCATTTCTGGAACCATTTCGCCAAACCAAACAATATGCGGACGAAGTTGGTTTCCAAATTCATCTATATCTCCCAAATTACAGTCATTTTCCCAATCATAAATTTTGGTTTCATCATTTACCGAACGTACTTTTTTAAGTTCACCATGAAGATGTAGCACTTTTGTAGAACCCGCTCTTTCGTGCAAATCATCTACATTTTGGGTGATGATATGTATATCAAAATATTGTTCTAATTCTGCAAGAATTTCGTGAGCGAGATTGGGTTTTACTTCTTTCAGTTGTCTTCGTCTCAAATTATAAAAATCTAAAACCAACTGAGGATTTCTGGCAAAACCTTCTGGCGAAGCTACATCTTCTATTCTGTGATTTTCCCAAAGTCCGTTAGAATCTCTAAACGTAGAAATTCCGCTTTCCGCAGAAATTCCTGCGCCAGATAAAACGACGAGTTTCTTTTTCATTAATTTATAGTTTTGCCACTAATACACGAATTTATGAAATATTTGTGCATTTGTTGCAATTTTAATTAAATTTTCAACTTCACATTATTCAATCTCAGAGAATTGGCAATCACCGAAACCGAAGAAAAACTCATAGCAGCAGCGGCAAACATTGGAGACAATAAAACGCCAAAAATAGGATAAAGCAAACCTGCAGCAATCGGAATTCCGAGGGTGTTGTATGCAAAAGCAAAAAACAAGTTTTCTTTTACATTTTTCATCATTTTTTCGCTCAAAATTTTAGATTTTGCAACACCAGAAATATCGCCTTTCAGTAAAGTAATTTCTGCAGAATTCATCGCGATATCGGTTCCTGTTCCCATGGCAATTCCTACATTAGCTTGTGCAAGAGCAGGAGCATCATTGATTCCATCGCCAGTCATGGCTACAATTTTTCCTTGAGTTTGGAGGTTTTTAACCTCGTTTATTTTGTCTTGAGGAAGACAATTCGCAAAATATTTTTTGATGCCCAAATTTTCTGCAACGTGTTTTGCAGTGGCTTCGTTGTCTCCCGTCATCATGATAACTTCAATGCCTTTATTTTTTAAAAATTGGATGGCAGATTTTGCATTTTCTTTGATTTTATCTTTAAAGCCAAAAACAGCAACAGCTTTTCCATCAATCGTTAAATATGAAACTGTATTTGCATCGTTTTCTAAAATTTGGGCTTTTTGAAGTAAATTTTCAGAAATTTCAAAGTTATTTTCTTTGAGATAATGAATATTTCCAAGGAACAATTTTTTACCATCAATTTCTCCTAAAATTCCTCTTCCTGAAATATTTTTGAAGTTTTTAACCTCTTTTAAATTGTCATTCTGAGCGGAAGCGAAGAATTTAGCTTTATCTAAAACAGCTTGTGAAAGTGGATGTTCAGAATTTTTATTGAGAGAAGCCGCAAATTGCATTGCTTCATTTTCCGGAATATTTTCTGTGAAAATTTGTGTCAAAGATGGCTTTCCTTCGGTTAAAGTTCCTGTTTTATCGGTGATAATTACGTTAACTTTTTCTAAATTTTCTAAAGCTTCTGCATTTTTAATCAAAATTCCGTTTCTCGCACCTTTTCCAATACCTACCATTACAGACATTGGCGTTGCCAAACCCAAAGTGCAAGGACAAGCCACAATGAGAACCGCCAAAGCATTAACCAAAGCAAAAATTGCCCGATTTTCTCCCCCGAAAAAGTACCAGAAAATGAAAGTTAATACTGAAATAGCAATCACAACGGGAACAAAAATTTTAGAAACTTTATCTGTGAGTTTTTGGATTGGCGCTTTGCTTCGACTTGCTGAGTTGACCATTTCAATAATTTGAGAAAGTAGCGTGTCTTTACCAATTTTCTCTGTTTTCATGAGGAAAACTTGGTTTCCGTTGATGGTTCCAGAAGTGACCTTGTCGCCTAATTTTTTTTCTGCAGGAATCGGTTCTCCAGTAATCATGCTTTCGTCAATGGTTGTGTTTCCTTCAATGATTTCGCCATCAACAGGGATTTTTTCTCCTGGTTTTACTTTAAGAATATCTCCAATCTTAACTTCTGAAATTGGAATATTTTTTTCTACATTATTCTGAATAAGATGTGCTTCTTTTGGCGAAAGATTCATCAACTCTTTAATCGCATTTCCTGTTTTTTGATGGGCTTTTGCTTCCAGCATTTGTCCAAAAATCACCAAAGTTAAAATCACAGCTACCGCTTCGAAATACAACGGAACTTCGTTATGGTTTTGCATGAATTCGTGAGGAATTAAACTCGGAAAAAATAATGCGAAAATGCTGTAAACGAAAGCTGCACTTGCTCCTAAACCAATTAATGAAAACATATTAAGATTCCAAGATTTAAAAGAAATCCAAGCTCTTTTGAATAAAAACCAACCTGTGAAAAACACAACTGGAAGCGTGAAAATCAATTGTAAAATCCCAGAAACTCTTGAACTAAAAGGAAACTCAAAAAACATTCCGCCCATTGATAAAATAAAAACGGGAAGCGTAAAAGCAACCGAAATCCAAAATTTCTTTTGCAGATTTTTATAGGTGTCATCTTCAGATTCATCGTCATTTCCTGTGATTTTTACCAAATCCATTCCGCAAACTGGGCAACCTACATTTTCGGGATAGGTTTTATCGCCTTCACAAAACATGGGACAATAATATTCACCCAATTTTTCTGAAAAAGTTTCCACATGATGTTCATGTTTAGTTTCGTGATGCTGCTGATGCATTCCTTTCTTGCGATTTTCTTCTTTTTCTTCAATCGGAACGCAGTACATATTGCAAACAGGGCAACGTTTTCCTTGCACGAAATAGACTTTATCGCCTTCACATTCCATCGGGCAATAATAAACCGAACTTGGCGAAACTCTATCTTGAGGTGGAATAAATTCTGTAGATTTTGGTTTTTCTGGGTCTTCTAAAACGTAGTTTCCTGCATTTTTGAGTTCAGAATTAAGTTTTTCTAAGTCAATTTCTTGTTCAGAAGATATTTCAACAAAATTTCCTGCGAGATTTACATCTGCTTTTATTCCTTCTAAATCATTTAAAGTAGAAGAAATTTTTTTCTGACAACCTTCGCAAGACATTCCTAGAACATTATATTTTTTGGTATTCATCTTTCTTAATTTTGATACAAATTTCAAAATTAATCAAATAAAAACCATTATCAAATCTTGGTAGAATGTTATGAAATTTAGATTTTAGTTTTTAACGCAAAGTCGCAAAGATTTTTTAATAAATTACTGCTTTTAAGTTCGCAAAGGCATTTTACTTCGTGGAAGTTTCTATTTTATTTCGCAAATTTATAAAGTAAAAACCTGATGTGCATTTGTAAAAAGAATTTAAATAATTGATTATCAATTAAAACGCAAGGGCGCAAAATTAAATTATTGGTCTTAAGCTAAATTAAGGTGCAAGAAAATCAAAGATTTTCATTTTTAACAAAGTTAAAAATTTGCGTCTTAAGAGCGTAAAGTTTTAAATATCAATAATTTGCGACTTTGTGTTAAAATATTCTCAAAATGTACAACAGGTAGTAAAAATAAATAGTGAACTAAATAAAATCAATCGGAAGTCTCTTTTTTTCTTTGAGTTCTTGAAATTGTGATGGCGAAAATCCTGTGATTTTTTTGAATTGTTGAGAAAGATGTTGAACCGTTTTATAACCTAATTTATCGGCAATCTGAGAAAGGGTAAGTTCGCGATATATCAAAAGTTCCTTTACTTTTTCAATTTTTTGAAGGATAAAATATTGTTCTAAAGTGATGTTTTCTGTTTGTGAAAAAACCTTAGAAATACTGCTGTATTCTTTGTTGAGTTGCTCGGAAAGGTATTTAGAAAGCAAGAAATCTTCATTAATATCAAGATTCTGAACTTTTTCTAAAATAAGTTTTTTGATGGTTTCGATTTGTTTCTGTGAAGCATCTTCTAGAATTTCAAAACCAATTTTTTTTAGATTTTCGTTGAGTTTTTCAAACTGATTTTTTGAAATTTCTGTAGAAATATCCACCCAACCCAAATTGACCGAAACGAAATCAATTTCAGAATTTCGGAAAACATCTTCTACCGCAGTAATACAGCGGTTACAAACCATATTTTTAATAAAAATTTGCATTTATCCTTTGCCTAATCGGTCTTCCACATATTCCACTTCGGTTTTTCCGTGGGGTTGTGGATTTCCATTTTCATCCAAAGATACAAAAACAATTTTGTCAATAGTAATAATAGTTTGGTGTGTCATTTTGTTTCTTACCTCGCAGCTAAGCGTAATAGAAGTTCTCCCGAAATTGATTACTTCAATCCCGATTTCTATAATATCTCCTTGTTTTGCAGAATTTACGAAATTAATCTCGGAAATATATTTGGTAACGGTTTTGGGATTTTCTAATTGAATAATAGAGTAGAGTGCAGCCTCTTCGTCTATCCATTGTAGTAATTTGCCTCCAAAAAGAGTATGGTTGGCGTTTAAGTCTTCTGGTTTAATCCATTTTCTAGTGTGATAATTCATCTTCATTAATTTTCAAAGCACAAAATTATGCTATAAATATGAACTGAGTGTGAATTTAAAATACTTTCTTTTCATTAATTGTATTGAGGGAAACTATAATTGTATAGATGTGAAGGTTCTGTTTTTACAAATAATTGCTTAAAAATTGACGAGATAATTTTAACTTTGATAAAAATTAAAATTATGGATTTTTCTAAAATTATTGTAGGGGTAATGCGATGGGGAATTTGGGGCGCTAATCATTCTGAATCTGGGGTTCAAAAACTAATTGAAACATCATTAGAAGAAGATTTATATACTTTTGACCATGCAGATATTTATGGAGGTTATACCACCGAAGAATTGTTTGGGAATGCTTTTTCGGAAATGAAAATTGACAGAGAAAAAATTCAGTTGATTACCAAATGTGGAATTTGTATGCCTTGTGAAAAGAAGAACTTTCCGTTGAAATACTATAATTATTCTAAAGAATATATTCTAAATCAGGTAGATGAGAGTTTGAAAAATCTAAAAACTGATTATATAGATTTGCTATTATTACACAGACCGTCTCCACTCATGAATCCTGAAGAAATAGCTGCTGCATTCGGAATTTTGAGAAGTTCTGGAAAAGTAAGAGATTTCGGGGTGAGTAATTTTTCTGTGACTCAGTTTGATTTAATTTCTAAATATTTTCCGCAATTGGT is part of the Cloacibacterium normanense genome and encodes:
- a CDS encoding arsenite methyltransferase; translated protein: MNSNEEIKEMVKQKYAEIALQNQDTNASSCCGSGGCSTEVYNIMTDDYDHLEGYNPDADLKLGCGLPTEFAKIKKGDYVVDLGSGAGNDCFVARAETGESGKVVGIDFTPEMIEKARNNADKLGFNNVEFRLGDIENIPLMSNVADVVVSNCVMNLVPNKPKAFAEVQRILKPTGHFSISDIVLVGDLPEKIKNAAEMYAGCVASAIQMEDYLKIIENSGFKNITLQKKKPIIVPDDILKNYLNEEEIQQYKDSTTRIYSITVYAEKVVGCCTPNSGCC
- a CDS encoding ArsR/SmtB family transcription factor is translated as MGISKTEHFTEEQNEVAKLMKALSHPARIAIVEYLLSVDTCICNDIVDEIKLAQPTVSQHLKELKNAGIIQGEIDGKAICYCINPDTLKKMEHFISEIFRKIEKQKSCC
- a CDS encoding M1 family metallopeptidase yields the protein MKKIGLFLLVFSQISFAQTFTKKDTLKGSDTAFRNFWDVKKYELSVEPNIQDQSVSGKNTIFFEITKDVENPTFQLDLQKPMNSKNFMGNFNYTQVKTEDDFIFIETQQSFKKGERYYMILEYFGNPRIAKHAPWDGGWVFTKDEQGNPWISVAQEGDGTSLWLPSKDIWNDEPDEGIEMKIITPKDLIGVGNGKLISQTVEKGKNVFTWEVKNPINLYSIVPTIGKFEHFSEIYDGEKGKLDCDYYVLSYNLDKAKKQFTQVKPMLQAFEYWFGAYPFYEDGYKLVETPYLGMEHQSNVAYGNHYLNGYLGRDLSGTGVGLNWDFIIIHESGHEWFANNITAKDQADMWIHEGFTCYSETLFTQNYLNIEKAELYIKGIRQNIENDKPIIGKYGVRNEGSGDMYYKGANMLHTIRTAINNDEKFRQILRGIGKDFYHQTVTTQQIENYISEKSGINFSTVFDQYLRTTQIPTLEFSQNGKTLKYRWTNTVEGFNLPIRIENTTLTPTKDWQTIKLKDKKEVKFNDNYFVEFVKI
- a CDS encoding sigma-54-dependent transcriptional regulator, with translation MQKVLIVEDEKAISGVLHSILSDELTNYEVLVAEDGLEAYKLIEKDDFALVISDIKMPKLSGTELLKQALQLKPDTTFVMISGHADIDTAVNSLRDGAYDFISKPIDINRLITSVRNALDRKNLVQTTKVLQKENTQLKKKVNKKYQMIGTSEALSKIQNMIEKVAATDARVLITGPNGAGKELVAHSIHAQSERSRGPMIEVNCAAIPSELIESELFGHVKGSFTGAIKDKQGKFELANGGTIFLDEIGDMSLVAQAKVLRALQESRVSPVGSDKEIKVDVRVVAATNKNLQKEIEDGKFREDLYHRLSVIEIYVPPLDARKEDIPLLVEHFAQIIADEQGNAVRKFDDKAIKALQNFSWTGNIRELRNVVERLIILGGNPVTAEDVAAFVRK
- a CDS encoding class I SAM-dependent methyltransferase, with product MEINKKQHWENVFATKKETEVSWYQEKPETSLQFFERNNIPKTAKILEIGGGDSYLIDNLLLQDYESLTLLDISENAIERIKKRLGEKSEKVRFVVSDILDFSSIEKFDVIHDRASFHFLTKDEDIQKYATLMNDILKENGLYFVGTFSESGPLKCSGLEITQYSKEKFLKIFGNDFSLLHSFEEVHKTPFETTQNFIFCEFQKKM
- a CDS encoding YggS family pyridoxal phosphate-dependent enzyme; the protein is MSIQENYHKIKAQIPANVELVAVSKFHPVEKIQEVYDCGQKVFGENKVQELLTKVNELPADIQWHLIGHLQTNKVKYIAPFIDTIQSVDSEKILLEINKEAVKNNRKIKVLLQVKIAEEETKYGLEIAEAKEIFSNYLEHQYPNIEILGLMGMATFTDNKNQVKSEFLVLKSLFDELSTFRKLETLSMGMSDDFALAIECGSTSVRIGSAIFGVRNY